The window ttttttttttttttttaaccaaagtTCGAACCCTCGCCGAGGGACTTTGCGAGAACTTCTCCAACAGTCGTCGGAGAGTTCTAAGAAGAAAGGACGAACTTGAAAACGTCTCAGCGGTCGTTGCTAATTGGTAGTAAGAAATTCACGTATCGAACTTGTCGATGTCAGaagataacaatttttatttaaacccTATTGATCTGCAAAATTGCTTGTTCTGCAGATTTTTAGGCGCGAGTTTCGACGCACAGTTTCCATTAAAGATCAGGATTCACGATCGGGTATAATCATCGGGAATTTAGCTTCATGTGAGAAAACGAAAACTTTCTTTCGGATCAGAGTATTAGAAAATTTCTGAGAGTGTTATAAAAGTTGGATACCGCCttagagaataaaaaaagaaataaacaagtTTTCGAAATCTATCCACACGTTTGAAAACACttcaagtaattttaataACGTCAACGCGTGactttaaattttgtaataactTACTTTCAtggaacaatttatttattaaggCTTCGTGAAGCGTATAAAACGctgctttgaaaattttcgacaaacaAGTCAGCTAAAGTGAACGAAAGATTAACTGTTTTAACGAGTGAGGGTGAAAATGTAGCAAGATTAGAATATAGCAGAGTTCAaatgtcgaattttcaaaaaagtgaAGATCTACCTCatggaattttaaaatatacaatGTCCAAGAATGgaaaagttagaaaaaatccaaaatacGAAATTGACACGGTGAACAAGAatacaataaaacaaaatgtttACAGAATCATGAAAATCTCATCGATTCTACGTTTCGATTTTCTGTATTTTGACTTCTCGATACTTCGACTctgtaaattttgtaattctaTTAAACAGACATTTGCGTCACTATATAATTCGATATTACGGCCCTGCCACGTTTTGTGATCCGTTTTAATTTCGGTTCCACGGACTGAGTGATCTTAGAATGATTACAAAAGTGACCGAGTTCGATTTCTTGCTTATTAAAGAAATTACATCGCAGCTACGTCATCTTTGAAGCTTTAGCGAAAATTCGTCACTAGTCCTTTGAACTTGTCGTTTGTGAAAACTGCGATGCAAAAACCGCAAATAACTCAAGGATGCTAAAAGGGCGAGCGCTTCTTCGTGGCTGAGGGTGAAGGAGGGTCGAGATGCGGGTTTGGTTCGAAGCAACAGGCTAGGCGTAGGCAAAGAGAGACAAGCCCTTAATTGCCGAGTGTAGGTAGCAGAAATTACGGAGCAACACCGCTCAAAGTATCGGATTTCGATTTCGGATTACGTTAGAAATTACGCAATTTTATACAAACCTTACAAATTCCGTTCTAAAATTTAGTGTCCTAGGACTTACATTTTCGTCCACACCAATTTTTATCACCACTCGTTTGGcagtaaatttgaattattattattgttttttttttttttttcaccaagaaATGATTAATTTCAGTTGATAAGATTTAGAAAGAAGTTTAACCGGAAGCTCGTAAcccgtttgaaaattttgaaaacatacGTTGTGCTTCGAAGCGAGAAGGGAACCTTGTTCTTTGTTTCAgatgcagtttttttttttttttttttttctttttttgtttttacaaaatgttttccaattttattcggaaatgaattttcttccCGCCCGGATGAATAACTATTTCCAAGCTTTTCGTCACAATCGTTTACACTTCGCCCCGTCACTTTACAACCGTACGTGTTTAATCTTCTTAATGAAGAATTTCTCGGCGCTTCTTTAATGTTTCTCTACGTTACGGGTAGCGACGCAAAACGTAATTCCCGTTAGGTTGTAGAAAATATTGGAGCGAAATACCGCTGATTGCATTTGACATTCAGTCTGGTTCATAAAGTTACGTAATATAGGTACTTGTATTACATAACAATCGGGAAGTGGTATcgatagtaataaatataaaaaagtcGTGGGTTTGTCGGTAAATTTAATGCGAAACGTGAGAGGAAATGAAATTCGCTAAGTAAGtgtatcgaaaatatttcaaggattttccaatcgaatgtcAAAAGTATAACCGAATAAATAGAAGGCAAAgaaagacggaaaatttttgcacaaaattttatttaaattccaCACCGCTCCGACCTGCCGACTGTTGCTTTCACAAGATCTTCTTCACGTACGTGCTCCGAAcgaaaattatgcaaaatcAGTCGTCGaagtatttcaaaaatacgagatccgtgaataaattgaataagtTATTCGTTTCTTGGGTTAAAAAAGAACGTGTTTTACGATTGGCTTACATTAGGTTTCATATTCGCGTCAAAGACGATAGATTCAATatcaattcgaaaattttcgacggtTTAATTGAGAGTGGGATGATATTCATTATCAGCATTACGGTATGccgaaagagaaaataatcaatcaattCCGTCGTTGAATTACCGTAAGTTTTCTCAACGAGCTTCggtgagaaatttgaaaaatgtcaggaatcaatatttttttcgcaaccTGTAACGACGAACGACGAACACCAAAGGCTTAAGTATGCGCAAAGGTCAGCGACCTGTAATCGGTATTTCGGAGGtattttgattaatatttttccttcCTGTGCCTCATTATACCCCAAATTGCTGGCAGCAGGCAATATAACCGTGCAATGATAAACTTCGATAAGGTTTTCACCGGTTTCAGTAGATGTAATCACATATTTCGCGTGTTATTAAACCTCGCGACCCAATTTTCGAATTAGGCAtctatttcacatttttttagaaaattattcaaagaaaaatctaaagttaaatgaaaaacaaaggTCAAAAATGAATACATCGTCGAACCATTTTTTGACACGTCAAAACACCTGaccaaatcaaaaatatattttttttcgaacctcAGTAACAAAGTGTTTCATTGAATAGGCAAGTTTCGTTTCTTGGTGTGTTTTTACACAGTATGACGTTGCAAATAATTGCCATCTACGAGTACAACTCAATGTCACGTGACGCTCCGCGTATTTCACAACGTACCTTACAAGCTCAATTTACGATTCTTTTCGCAACGTAGTAAGTTTCATCCTTTTGACCCGACGTGACGCATAGCCGGAGCAATGGAGAAAgcgtgaaaacaaaataaataaataaaacacaacgagacgaatgaataaataataaaatcatcgCACCGACGCGACGTTCTATCTCAAGTGGCTCGTGGATCGATCAAAAGAAGCCTTCGTGGTACGCTTAAAAGCTTTAAAGCCGAGAACCGTGTTAAATGCGAAAATTGATAGATAAATATGAGTTGAGTTGAATGGGGCAATATTGAGTGGGTGAGATGACGAAGGAATTACGCGTCATGTATCGTATACGAAGCTTGCCAATTAGTAGAttcatataataaatttcgcTCGAGTTGCCGGTCAAATTACCGCTACATTCTCTAGAtcgtaaaaagagaaaaaaaagtaaaaatgtcAAGCAAGTAATTTACAAACCTCGTATCGCAAAATGTATGGttataaaaatagtttttcgaTCTTGATCAAcgaatataatatttgaacTGTGAGGTTAGtttgttttacaatttactCGTagaagatttttgaatttgaacagAAGGATCTTTACAATCTTACACTCAgtgctaaaaaaaaactacgctAGTTGCAAATACgtttgatatttcatttttttaatctaaaGACAGCCGAATGATTCAAGTTAAATTGACTAACGTGCCGAAGTTGATTGTTTgttcaaatataatataccGTCAATTCACATTCTTACAGTAAatataatcattaaaaattaaagaaatatcCGTCGTCCTGTAcctaaattttgtaaattgtaacCAGTGGTCTTTTATAACGACATCCAATTGTGAAATAATCTCTTGCGATTCTgcattatatgcatataacaATCGTGGACTGTCggaaagatggaaaaattatgaaaaaaaaaaaatacccgaGAGAAagaagcataaaaaaaaaacaaaaaaaaaaatttaatgcttaaaCAGTGAAATGTCATTACAAATAGCTGTTCGCGTGACAAATAACCGGTAGTGAAAACTTTTCAGGGGGTTCAATTGTCAAGGTTGAGCTTTCGTCGCTACGCGCGTAATACGTATAGGTGGATAAAATCGAAGTATTGTGGGAGAAAAGAGGGGATGGAAGTTTCACCCGTTGAATATAACGAGGTGGCGGCTGCACCCTTAGCATTTCAAAACGTCAAGGTTTTCCCCAATTGTGCAAAAGCGATGTACCTACATCAGAAGCAATTGTCTCTTGGGGGGGGTCGAAGAGGGGGGAGCTTGCGGTCATGTCAGCCATACTCGATGCGTCGTCGGGCAGTTTAGTTTCGAATCGAATTTTTCCTCCGTCGACAACAACGCGCGGCGCCGTTGTGCGTCGCGACGCTCAGTCTGCCGGCGTCGTTCGAGGACGTCGCGTACATGTACCGGTGTCTCTTTTCTCAACGTAAAAGTTTTACCCAACGCAACGGAACGTTAAACAAAACCCACGTCAATTGTGATTCGCTCTTGTTGTACAatgcatacgtatacacatatgtcGCATGTAACCAGATATAGCACAAGCGTACACGCGTACGAATGAGACACGGTGATAAACGAGGAGGATGAAATTATCCCAACGCTAACCTTCCTCTCATTTGTGTtaatatgaaatttaattatttttgtggtTTTACCGTGCTTTGTACGTACGATGATGATTACATGATGTCGCAAAACACGGTGCTTAAACTTATATGTTTACGTTCGTTCAGCGTCAATattattcgtttgaaaaattcaaattgactttgggataaaaaatgttacgtcTTTACGTGATAACAGtaatgataaacaaaaataatgacGACGATAAAAATTCCTGTTTCTTGACGGATATTGGAGAAATGAGATTAACTTccgacgaaaaatatttcactcacACTTTCGTTGATTACTTTTATCGGAGCTTTTAAAATTCCCCTTTCAATTCTCTCGCTTCGCAATAATGTTGTCGGAGAAGCGGACTTGTACCTTGAGTATAAGCACCGAGCATTCAAAATTGCATCAATTGTAATTCGAAGTACGAAAGCTTCGAGCGTGAAGATGATAGAGTGAAAATGAGCAAACAGTTTGCATTGTTGTTTCCAAATTTAACGTCACGTATTTTCgattaaacaatattttttcacgaaaaaataaaggttctgatgtgaaatttttttttcaaaatctctcGAAAGACGTGAAAACTAAAGAGAAATTTCAGTGATCACTGCGTATCTCTAAACATATTCGAACGAGGACGTTTGAAAAGCGAATAAATTACGTACGAATTCATCTCCGCGTTCTATTTTCCTTGCTTCGTCAATTTAAATTCCTctcgaaataaaaaaggaaaataaaaagtatgtATACAGTTATCGATAAGAATCTGTTTCGTTTTACGGACTAAGAATTTTGCCATTATTCGTAGCTTTCGACACTGTCATAATTTTCGACAAGTCGAGGGCGATCTTTCGCTCAAGTGTCGTCAGACGTGTTATTGAAGTGTCCAAAATCTTGGCAAGCgtatacgaaattttattaatactCCAAAATACGACCGCTGTAAGAGAACTGCGCTATTTAATACTTGTGACATTAAAGTGCAGAGAGCGTGGATCGTCTCGAAGTTGATCTATCGCGTAAaataactaaaataaaaaaagaaaactcatCCTCGTTTGGATACACTAAATAATCCAAATTGAGAGCACTGAAATCGACGCAATTTATCTCAGCGGGCACGGAAGCAAACTAACCGCAGATGCCTCAACGAAAATTAACTACTGCTGCTGAACGCTCATCATCAACTCTAGAAATAACCATTAAACAAACGCGTTGTATTATAGAtgaacagagagagagagagaagtagAGCACTGCAAGCGCACccggaaatttgaaaatactaaaACACGCACTCCGACTTCCGATCTGGCAGTTGTTGGCGTTACGTTGAGACAAACAGTGCGGCTTAATGTAATCGACGATTGTATGTTATAAGCGGTTCAGTGTACCTGGCTTGTACAGTGTCCGGTAATTTACTCTCTGTTATCGCTTCGGGTACATATAACGTCTTTCAgacatgaaaataatttatccatctgtgttacatatatatatgtcttttctttttctggcTACTGTATTTGTTGCCTTACGTCCGTCAAACATTGTTTTGTTGATGTTTTGGCTACGTTTCGTATAATACCAGTCGAAAGCTAGAGTGCAGACATTGGAAAAGCACAAgatcaaatttctttcacgTACTATTTGAATAACGTGTACCACACCATCAATTTGCAGGTAGTCAATGACCAATTCAATAATACGACTTCCAACGTTCATTGATTCAGTTCCTTTCCATGTTCTTGAAAAAGTGCAACGGCaattgaagcaaaaaaaaaaaaacactcagAGCAGTATCTTGGACTGTAAAAGGTGGCGCTCCGCCTTTGAGGGATACTGAGATGTACAGTTGATGAATATCAGGCGAGGAATGGAATTGGCGAGCAAGTGTCCAGACCTGGAAAGAAACAGATTGTCAAGTAGCCTGGACATAGAAAGCCTGAACGAGTTTGGATTCGACTTGGTGAACACAGGTGTGGTACCGACGAGTTCGACGCCATCGGCAACAGAGGCGGACGTAGCCAGCGTGTCGAGTCATCAAGTGCACTTGAACGTCCCATTCACGGTGATTAAGGGCGTGATCATGGTGAGTATAATGACTACCGCGGTTCTGGGCAACGCTCTCGTGATAGCCAGTGTACGAAGGCACCGGAAACTCCGGGTACCGACCAACTGCTACGTGGTGAGCTTGGCGGCCGCCGACCTCCTCGTAGCCATGTGCGCCATGACCTTCAACGCCTCGGTCGAGCTTTCGGGGCGTTGGGTGTTCGGCAGGTTCATGTGCGACGTCTGGAGCTCCCTCGACGTCTACTTTTCGAGCGCTTCCATCCTCCACCTCTGCTGCATAAGCGTGGATAGGTATTACGCCATCGTACGACCCCTTGAATACCCCATAATAATGCGGCGGGCCACCGTAACTCTGATGCTTGGAAGCGCCTGGCTTCTTCCCGCCCTCATCAGCTTCATACCCATATTCCTTGGATGGTACACTACCCAGGATCATCTGGACTTTCTCACGAGCCATCCGGAGGTACGCGACTATCGATTCTTCCGACCCTGCCTGCTTCCACAACCACTTAGCGACACTTTCTCCCACCTCTTTTCGTCCTTGCGTCTGCTCGGTCACATGACCGAAATCGACCTGCTTATTTTACTGTATTTGACAATCGTACTCATACCTTTTTTTAAAGCAGATCCGAACGTCAGTCTGACTTCAAAAAGTCGAAAGCACGTCCAGGTGAAGTTCTAATCAACCAAACAGTTCGGACAAAGCTCAAAGTCTGGCTCAATGATGAATCTATACTTTGAGGTTCTGGAACGTTTTTCTTCTGGACGAAAATCACAGCTTTTCTTACAACAGATCCATTCACAGTCAAACGTGAATTCTGCGTCTGAAAGTCTCTTTCTGCAAACTCgcttcatatttttataatttagtGTCTCTGACCTGTGTAATATTTCACCATAGTGTTAATCTTGAACTAATAATTAAACAACATGATTTGCTGTtactttctttccttctcattCTAACCGCATCCATCTTAATACTCGAACATCCCAAGAGTCTTGACTCGTGGATCGTCACCCTGATTTCAACTCAAGACTCTGACCCACAAGTGGTAAACTCCTTATCGATAACCACTTTTAAATATTCTCTGTTCTTTCCGGTTGGCGATGAACTTTCGTAAGTATATCCACCGGCTCAACTCACTCCGGTCGCTTCATAAAACGGCGTGCTCATTTCAGTTGAGGATCAAGACTCCGAATGAGAAGATAAAAGTCCCAGATATATTTTTGCTTCAATCAGGGAACCACGAGATCCGATAAGCTTCGAACAATTCAATCTTGTATTTCTTGCTGAAAATTAGGTAACCTGATAACCGCCGCTTGCTTTTCTCACCAAGCCGAATCCAATTTCCGAACAATTCCATTTCATTATCTCACGTTATGATTTCACCGGTGACGTTGTTGCGCAGCGAATAAGGGCCGAGCAACACCCACGACTTCGGGGTTACCCGTATAAGCCAAATAGAAATATGCCATTTATCAAAGAGTCGAAGGAGTGAGTTGATAGCAATCCCCAAAGGGGCCTTTAGCGACTGGTTTATTTGTTCTTAAATTGCGTATCTCCCAACGCCTCGATTACACCTTTTGTTTTATGCAGGATAACGTTTCTCTCGAggttaaattaattaaaatcgtGGGTCGAGAGGAAACACGATTCGACGCATTTACATTAGAGATCCTATCTTGTTAACCAGAATTATTTCACTTCCCTCCGTCAGCACCGTCAGACCTCGCAAGCAAATGACCTCGCGTGTTACGATATTGGACTTTCCGATTCAGTTTTCCTCCTTCCGATGGCGATTTGTCCCGGGTAAACCTTGAAccaatagataaaaattataacaaatattGAAGTATAAAGGTGAAAACGTTTGGGTAAATCAGGTGTGCGGATTCGTGGTGAACCGAGCTTACGCGGTGATCAGTTCCTCGGTATCATTCTGGATTCCGGGTATAGTGATGATCGTCATGTATTGCAAGATATACAAGGAGGCGATAAGGCAGAGGAAGGCCCTCAGCCGAGCTTCGAGCAACACTGTCCTGAACAGTGTTCATCTCCACCGAGTTTCCACCTCGCGTCACCACTCAAGGGCCTCTCATCAGCTTTTGCTCCATCCCAGCGACGCCAGTGATTCCCGACGTCCTTCGTACAGAACCGCCACCGAGCTCAATGCCGAAAACGGTGAGTATAAATGGGGGATAAAGTTTGGTAAACTATACCTGGTGTCCTTAGAGCTTGCACGGGAGAGGCTTATCgatgaaaaagagaagaaccGTTTGGTGATGGTCGTGGAGTTCGTCGCCAAGGCTTTACCGGCTATGATGAGGTATACGGCAAAACTATAAATAGGAACAATGTCGGTAAAGTCAACTTTGTCGCTTGGACGTGAAGACTTCGACTCGTTGTCGGTTGGTAGAGTTTTGTCCTTTCGAAAGTCTCGCAGCCACCGTTCCACGGTGTTCAAATAGTTACGGCTCTTCCGTTATCGCGCTAATGTGAGTTCTGGCATCCTTTTTACTGCTTTTAAAACTCTTTGAATGGGACGAAGTTCCGTCTGCTTGCAGTTTTGAACTTCTGCCCGACAGACGCGCTGTTTTAGAACTTTCCTgacaagaaattttatcattttactcTTCTCGTTTTCATATTGTAAAGGACGTTTtacgcctttttttttttgaatttcaataaaaatatggcGTGTGTGTATAATCCGAACAATAAGATATACAACAGCGGTGTTGATTAATTTTACATGAGTTTTGTCAAGTGGTCGAAGCTGAGGGTGTAAATTGAACGCTGTATATTGTTATACCGTAAAAAGCACAAACTGCCAACTTCCCAATTTAGTATCAACCCCTCGCCTTCCTAATGACTGAGAACTGGGTTTCTTTATTAGTTTGTCTTTTATATTTGACCCTGAATGATGGTCTTTTTATTGAAGCTTGGACCACGCTCGTAAAATTTACCACCCCTGGATCATTGTATCAAGTATTGATTTTCCTCGATTCCGTTTCCATGCattggattttatttttcccggtTGATAAAAACCCGCGATTGTCGTCACGTTTTCATTTCTCATGTACCGCGTGAATTTATATTCAGCTCCACTTTAACCGTTCAACGATAGGGGTCACGAAACAACCCGACATTCAAGCTTTGTGAAGTTTTTCACGGTTTAACCTTGGGTTATGGACTAGCTTTCAGCGTTTTCAATACCTTTGGAAACATCCATTAGAGTCGGTTTGTTAGAGCCCTTATTGTAATTCACCGGACACGAATGTCCGATTAGTGTTCGATGTTTTTACCGGTACAGTACGAAGTGTAAAAAAGCCTAGCAGCTGAAACGCATTGACTTCAATTTCAAGCAATGCGTTTCTGAAACACCATTAtcctgaagaaaaaaagattgctCTTCActcgtgaaaattttgacaaaaattaaacatctCAGGATACCGATGGCGATCATTACTTTTCCAAAACAACGGTGGATATACGAGTAGTCGATATTCTGAATACTTAGGTAGAAACGCAACCCTCTCCTTGATTCCCTGACACATTTTGGAACTCATGGCTTATCCAATCGCTTTGAGAAATTGGATCGAGAAGCACTGATCGATGCCAGAGTATATTTTCACGGTGACTTCAAAATCTGCAGGAGAGACTGTGAccgtcaaaaaatgaaaattggataCGAAGACGTAAATTACGCTCTGAATAAGCTGTTAATGAAAGTAAAACGTTAACCACGACCGTAAACAACAATTTAATGTTGGCCAATTTGTTTGCCAAGATGATATACGGTTAATGTACGAAAATCTGAATATTCAGGATGAGTTTTAAGTCCTCCCCCCTCAACTAGCGCACAGAGTCAATATATTTACGCGAGCAATTCTGTTTCGAAATTCCATCGCTTATCTACCCTCGTTCAGAAGTTAAATTAAGCAGCGTCGATCGATGTCGAgagtatttttattccttttcatCGATTAAATGCAAAGTCGAAAAGTCGACCTCcagcttttcaaaatatcaactTAACAAATCACCTGAGTTTTTTTCAGAACTCAATTGTTGTGATAATGTTGAAGGCCACATTTGAAGCAAGTACATTCATAATCCGTAAAATATAACggattatattaaaatattagaAATCTGTAAACGTGCGTAAAAAATCACCGCTACGGAAGTCGGTTTATTTCCGTTTAACAAGATAACAGCGTGTCCTTGTTAGTATTCCGAAAACCCAGGATAAATTAAACGTTCCCTTTAATTCCCGGCTCAGAGTAGATATATTTACGCAAGCTATTTAATTTCGGAACTCAGCGATTACGTTTTATACCCTTCTTGAGGAGTTAATTTAAGAAACATCGATCGATGGATTATCACGAAGATCAGTGACCTTGGTTCGTCCGCTCTGCACGAAAGGTAAATGGCACACGATCCATTGGTACGTAATGTTAAcaacaacagaaaaaaaaaaattgtttaatttaaCGAATCGCTCTTGCAGTCTGGTGAAAAAATCACTGAAaccataaataaaaaatacgtgtgTAGGATTTGAGGAGTTAGGTTGAAGTTGGTTGACTCGCATTTGGTGACCAAAAATCTCCTCTTAACGTAGAAAACATGTCAATAATGGATATTAAAAAGGGAAAGTTCGGTTTCATTGATATAACCTGAAGATGCTCAAATTGTTATTCGGTTATTTCGATCACACTGTTTAGTTCAGTTTTAACGAATAAaggtttgttttttcgtaCATAAATTCTCTGTGACTggtctgaaattcaatttttacgtataatatgattgaaaatcttttattgttttGGTAATTcatatttgagtaaaaaaattgatctcaGGTGGATTTTGCAGAGAATTTAATACAAACAGTACGCGTATTTgataatagaagaaaaaatattgaaaaaatccgtaattgtttcaaaattattaccaACCGAAAACTCTCCGAGTTCAATTTTGTGCAAgcaaattgattttcttattgaaaaaaaaaaaaaaaaaaaaaacaacatcgtttcaattaaatttg is drawn from Neodiprion fabricii isolate iyNeoFabr1 chromosome 3, iyNeoFabr1.1, whole genome shotgun sequence and contains these coding sequences:
- the LOC124177395 gene encoding octopamine receptor beta-3R-like isoform X1, with product MNIRRGMELASKCPDLERNRLSSSLDIESLNEFGFDLVNTGVVPTSSTPSATEADVASVSSHQVHLNVPFTVIKGVIMVSIMTTAVLGNALVIASVRRHRKLRVPTNCYVVSLAAADLLVAMCAMTFNASVELSGRWVFGRFMCDVWSSLDVYFSSASILHLCCISVDRYYAIVRPLEYPIIMRRATVTLMLGSAWLLPALISFIPIFLGWYTTQDHLDFLTSHPEVCGFVVNRAYAVISSSVSFWIPGIVMIVMYCKIYKEAIRQRKALSRASSNTVLNSVHLHRVSTSRHHSRASHQLLLHPSDASDSRRPSYRTATELNAENGTTIRQQTKSWRAEHKAARTLGIIMGAFLLCWLPFFLWYLTTSLCGDACYCPDALVSVLFWIGYFNSALNPVIYAYFNRDFREAFKDTLKSALPCCASCWKTPSQFV